TGCCAACGAAATTGAACTAAAAAATGCAATGCAAAAGGCACAGGACGCGACGATTGCCAAATCTCAGTTCCTTGCCACGATGTCGCACGAAATTCGGACGCCTTTGAACGGCGTTATTCCGGTGGTTGAACTGTTGTCCGCAACTGATCTAGATGAAAATCAAAAGCGATTGACCGATACAATCGAGATTTCCGGATCGGCACTTAAATCCATCATTGATGATATCCTGGACTTTTCCCGCCTAGATGCTGGTCGTATGTCTTTACGGTCAGAACCCTACGTCCTGACCGATCTGATCGAGAACGTCTGCGATATCTTGGGTCCAAGCACGTTAAAGCGGAACATTTCGATCCAAAGTTTTATTGACCCTGCCCTGAACGGTAAGTTGTTGGGAGATGGTGAACGCCTTCGTCAAGTTATTCTCAACCTTGCTGGGAATGCATCGAAATTCACCGAAATGGGCGGGATTGGTATTACGGCCGAGCAATTGATCCGCGCAGACGGCACAGAGCAGTTACATGTCGAAATTACCGATTCCGGGATTGGTATTTCCGCCGAAGATTTGGTGAATATTTTTGATCGGTTCACGCAGGTCGAAACCGGCGCTACCAAAAAATTTGGCGGTAGCGGTCTTGGCCTTTCCATCAGTCACATGTTGATCGACCAAATGGGCGGTGAAATCGGCGTAAACAGTCAGGTTGGTGTCGGCAGCACGTTTTGGTTCACGATCCCGATCGTCCATGTCAGCGACGTCGATGAAGTGCGTCCGATCAAGACCCTTGCAGCAAAATCCATTGCCCTGATTGACGCAGGAGCAAACAGCAATGAAGGGGAATTGATCGGGCGGACGTTATCTGCATTCGGCCATGACGTTTGCACCTTCGGTAGCGTTCAAGAGATGCACGCGCAGTGTTCGGTTGAGGCGCGCCAGCTAAACTACATCGTCTTAAATACCCCTGTCGGTGGTCATGACGTTCTTGCGTTGTGGATGGATGAACTGGCGAAGGGACCGTTTGCCACTATCGAAAAAATCGTGCTGTCCGCCCAGTCAGACCAAGACAAAAGTGCTGATAAGTCTGTTGCGCACAACAAATGGCTGATCAAACCGATCCATAGTTACGATTTGCTTGATTGCTTTGAGACGCATCACAAGAAGCCTGATCAGTGTCAGCGAACAAAGCAGATGCAATCGCCTGACAATACCTCTGATCATCGTCAGCTTCATATTCTGATCGCCGACGACAACACCATCAATCAGGAAGTTGCAGCCGCGATTCTGAAAACGTTTGGTCATCAGTGTGTCGTTGCGAACAATGGCCAAGAGGCGGTTGATAAAGTGATGCAAGACCAGTTCGACCTCGTCTTGATGGATATTCAGATGCCAACGATGGACGGGCTTGAGGCCACAAGTCTGATACGGGCGAGCGTAGAAAAGCCAGACGAAATTAACATTGTCGGCTTAAGCGCAAGTGCGACCGAAGATGACGCGCAACAGTGTTATGACGCCGGTATGGACAGCTTCATTTCGAAACCGCTGACGCGGGCGAAAATTAAGACTTTGGTCGATTCCATACCGTAAATTCAAGCCGTCGCGCAGTGCAGACAACACCGACAGATTTCAGATTCCAAACAGGCATTCCTTTAACCTCATGCTTTTCGTTTCAATTACTTGCAAGAACGCACTGGCGGGCATTAGCGTAAGGGCTAGGATTATGTACATTACACGTTTCCTGATCACATTAAGCATCAGGAAACTTGGCGTTCGTTTGAGTTAGTCGTTTTAGTGCCTCTTTTTCCATATCGGAGATTTCCAATGAAGCGTTCTATATTTCTGTTCGGCATTTTATTTATCGCATTGGTGGCGTGCACAGAAACCGTCACGCGCAATTCTAAATCGCGCATTTTGGCTATGGGAGATTCACTGCTTGCGACCAATTCATTGTCGGGCCAATCAGTCGCACAGGTGATCGAGGCCGCACTTGGTGAAGAAGTCATTGATCGTTCCGTTCGCGGTGCACGATTTCTATATGACTTACCAATCACCGGTGGGTTGGGGCTGAATGTGTCAAAGCAATATCAATCCGGCCCTTGGGATTGGGTCGTTCTAAACGGCGGCGGCAATGACCTTTGGTTGGGATGTGGATGCAACCGCTGTGAAGCAACGATGGCGCGGTTGATCGCGCCTTACGGGCCGCATGGTGAAATCCCGCGTGTTGTGAACAATCTCAGACGGAGCGGCATGCGCGTGATTTATGTCGGGTATTTACGGACACCGGGCGTCGAAACCCCGATTGATCACTGCCGTGATGAAGGCGCTGAGCTTGAACGGCGCATACGGAACATGGCGGCCGCTGACCCGGGGTTCTACTTTTTGTCGCTGGAAGATCTCGTGCCGAACGGGGATCGTACATTCCACACTCAAGATATGATCCACCCTTCTGCGAAAGCGAGTACAGCGATTGGCCGGCGAATTGCAGAGTTGATCAGAAGCGACGGGGCATGACGGCGGCAATCATTGCATCATCTCGAATTGCACACTGCAAATCGGAATAAAATGGCCGCTTTGCCAACCGACTTTTGGGCGCAAAGTCCACAAATCCGATCATGATCCGCTTGCGAATCTGACCCCGCGCCGCTGCGGTGGGAATGGTCTAGCCTAGCGTCCTAGCAGCGCCCCTACTCCCCGAAATCACCAATTTTGCCCCAGATTTGATACCGACGCATGGGACACTTATCCTTTTGCGCCGCCGCCTAACCTTCCGGCGGGTACGTCCGACCGTCAACGAAATGTTAACTAAGTGGCGAGGCAGAACCGGAGTTCAGCACCGCACCACCACGCCATCCGCGACCGCCTCGATTGTTGTGCTTGATGAAGATCATCAGCAAAAATTTGAGGAATTAGTTGGTAAAATGGCGACGACATTTTCATTGTTCTATCTCGGCACCGCGCCAGAAATCGATCTGATCGAAGGCAACCTGACGTCTGAAAACCATACCGCGCTCGACGGGCTCGTATTTGGCGGGGCAGACAATCTTATTTCGAGCAATCTTCAAACATTGTCGCCTGACGCGACCAGTTCATACACGGGCGGCACAAACGCTACAGCGTATGATGCGGACAATGCGACAACAAACGAAACGTTTGAGATTGATGGTGGTGCTGAGCAAACGCACGATACGACTATGCTCTACAGCGGGACCGTCATCCAATATGCCGACGGCACGACCGCGACCGTCGATGCGATCGTCATGCAGGACACTGACGGAAACCTGTATTTGCTGCCACCGACAACTGGGCCAAGCGCATATTCGGACGCCTTGGAAGCAAAACCGATTGAATCCGTGACGCTGGGCACTGCCACGCCTTCAGCGGGGACCGACACATACGGGATGACGGCCGACCGTTACCTGCTGGAATTCACTTACGTTGATACCGACGGCGACGGGAAAATCGATTCTGAAGATGCGGACGCTGATGGCGACGGCATTCTGAACGTTGACGAAGGCCTTACCGAAACCACACCAAGCACGGTGACAATCACCTTTGACGGTGACGATTGGTCAGGTGCGGAAAACACGTGGGAACTGAGAGACGCAAGCGGCACGGTCATCGCAAGCGGTAATCCAGCGAACTTTGTTGCCACCGTGACTGATGTCGATGTCACCGATTTGGGTAATTACACGTTCACTGTCTACGACAGCTTCGGCGACGGTATGAGCGGCGGCACCGATGGCAGTTTTCAGATTGCGGTCGACGGCACCCAGATTTACGATTCCGGGACCAACTTTAACTTTGGTACACAGTTCGACTACGCATTCCCGGTCGAGGCGGTTGTTACAGCGCGCGACACCGACGGAGACGGCATCGCAGATTATCTCGACTCGGATAGCGATAATGACGGCATCACGGACAACGTCGAAGCCCAGACGACGGCTGGCTACGTTGCGCCAACGGGTGTGGATAGTGACGGCGACGGTCTGGATAACGCATACGAAACCGGTGGCCTGACACCTGTTGATACAGACAATGACGGTACGGCCGATTTCATCGACACCGACAGCGACAACGACGGCATCGACGATGTTGTCGAGGCCGGTCATGGTGTCTCCCAAACCGCTATTGATGCGTCTGCTGATACAGATGGTGACGGCATTGCGGATGTCGTTGATGACGTGGTTGGTTTTGATGCCAACGACGCCGACGTTGACGCATCCGGTAACTTCACACTCGCAGATACAGACGGCGATACCCTTGCCGACGGCAGCAACGCGTCACCGAGCGGCACAGACTTCGATTACCGTGACGATAGCAGCGTCATTGATACGGACTCGGATGGTATTGAAGACAGCCTGGACGCTGACGACGACAACGATGGTATTCTGGATGTCAACGAAGGTGTGACCACAGGGCAGGTTTACTGGGACCATAACGACACCGAGAACGGCGTTAATGGAAGCTCTTACGCTGCGAATACCAACGGCGACGCCGGTTCGATCTTGAGCTCGACAAGCGCGATTTCGTTTGGTTCCGGATTTGTGCAACCCAACAGCACCTTTGAACATATCCTGCAGGGTTCGGATGCTACGACGCTCGACCAAGCGATTGATCAGAACGAATATGTCGAGGTTTCTTTCACCCTCGCCCAAGATGCATACCTAACCGAAATCCAGCACGGTATTATCCCGCAGGATTGGGGTGGCACGGCGGCTGGTGATTATAACGTCGCGCTTAGCGTTTCCAATGACGGCTTTGCGTCTTCGACAACGCTTTACGATGACGGCTATCAGAACAGCCCTCCCAACGGCTCTTACGGTATCAGTAACGTCACAATCGAACCTTACGCTTTGGAAGCTGGCGAGACGTATACGTTGCGTTTCTATCTGTTCGACGAACAGAACAACTATGCCACCGACAACACGCTGGCCTTCGATGATCTGTTCCTGACACTTGAAGGCGTTCAGGACAGCGATAACGACGGCATTGCCGATCATCTGGATCTGGACAGCGACAACGACGGCATCACTGACAACGTCGAAGCACAGACCACGGCTGGCTACGTCGCGCCGACTGGCGTGGATAATGATAATGATGGGGTCGACGACGCCTATGGCGCGGGTGGCCTGACGCCGGTCGACACCGACAGTGACGGTACTGCCGATGTTGTCGACACGGACAGCGATAATGACGGGATCAATGACGTCGTTGAGGCTGGCCATGGTGTCAGCCAAGCAGCCATTGATGGGTCTGCTGACACAGACGGTGACGGCATTGCGGATGTCGTGGACGATGTCGCGGGTTTTGACGCCAACGACGCCGACGTTGACGCGTCCGGTAACTTCACACTGGCCGACACCGATAGCGATACAGCCGCCAACGGTTCAGATGCGGTTCCGCTGACCAGCGATCTCGATTATCGCGACATCATCTGTTTTTCCCGTGGCACATTGATCATGACCGAACAGGGCGAAAAGGCTGTCGAAGAACTGTCCGAAGGTGACATGATCTTAACAGCAGATAACGGTCACCAGCAGTTACGCTGGATCGGCAGCCAGAAAGTGTCATCCAATCGTTTGGTAGACGAGCCTAACTTGCGTCCTATCCGCATCCGCAAAGGTGCGCTGGGTGACAACACACCGTCATGCGACCTTGTGGTATCCCCGCAGCACCGTGTTCTTGTGCGTTCCAAAATCGCAATGAGAATGTACGATCAACCCGAGGTGCTGGTCGCGGCCAAATTCCTTTTGGCAGTCGATGGCGTGTCAGAGGTGATGGATTGTGACGGTGTGGAATACTTCCACCTCTTGTTTGACCGTCATGAAGTGGTCCGGTCGAACGGCGCATGGACAGAAAGCCTTTTCACAGGGCCGCAGGCGCTCAAATCCGTCGGACCAGATGCGCGCGCGGAAATCATGGCATTGTTCCCCGAACTTGTCGCACCCGACTATGTGGCACAGTCCTGCCGCGAACTGGCATCAGGTCGCAAAGGGCGGCAGCTGGCATTCCGGCATCACAAGAACCAGATTGCGTTGGTTGACCGTAAAAATGGTAGAATGCGCACCGTCGTCGCGGCGTAGAGCCAGCAAACGCAGGCAGTTGGGGACCGAGTAACGAAAA
The Rhodobacteraceae bacterium S2214 genome window above contains:
- a CDS encoding response regulator, yielding MFLVGVASGLIFAKVWVPRLNALSVAALSREVDRQLDVIADSLKPFVLNNQFAAIHETLNSLLKNNENWIDITLHESNGRQIFPIDVTSAPESDQFWSSSKAIMLQDKEIGELHLTVDFSSDLEILTTEVRNIGLIGLTLFLFTMLTIWMLIESLVIRRLKILADASRELSDGNYAAVLPPEGKDEVGALTSDFRKMRENIHANEIELKNAMQKAQDATIAKSQFLATMSHEIRTPLNGVIPVVELLSATDLDENQKRLTDTIEISGSALKSIIDDILDFSRLDAGRMSLRSEPYVLTDLIENVCDILGPSTLKRNISIQSFIDPALNGKLLGDGERLRQVILNLAGNASKFTEMGGIGITAEQLIRADGTEQLHVEITDSGIGISAEDLVNIFDRFTQVETGATKKFGGSGLGLSISHMLIDQMGGEIGVNSQVGVGSTFWFTIPIVHVSDVDEVRPIKTLAAKSIALIDAGANSNEGELIGRTLSAFGHDVCTFGSVQEMHAQCSVEARQLNYIVLNTPVGGHDVLALWMDELAKGPFATIEKIVLSAQSDQDKSADKSVAHNKWLIKPIHSYDLLDCFETHHKKPDQCQRTKQMQSPDNTSDHRQLHILIADDNTINQEVAAAILKTFGHQCVVANNGQEAVDKVMQDQFDLVLMDIQMPTMDGLEATSLIRASVEKPDEINIVGLSASATEDDAQQCYDAGMDSFISKPLTRAKIKTLVDSIP
- a CDS encoding SGNH/GDSL hydrolase family protein gives rise to the protein MKRSIFLFGILFIALVACTETVTRNSKSRILAMGDSLLATNSLSGQSVAQVIEAALGEEVIDRSVRGARFLYDLPITGGLGLNVSKQYQSGPWDWVVLNGGGNDLWLGCGCNRCEATMARLIAPYGPHGEIPRVVNNLRRSGMRVIYVGYLRTPGVETPIDHCRDEGAELERRIRNMAAADPGFYFLSLEDLVPNGDRTFHTQDMIHPSAKASTAIGRRIAELIRSDGA
- a CDS encoding Hint domain-containing protein; translated protein: MSGGTDGSFQIAVDGTQIYDSGTNFNFGTQFDYAFPVEAVVTARDTDGDGIADYLDSDSDNDGITDNVEAQTTAGYVAPTGVDSDGDGLDNAYETGGLTPVDTDNDGTADFIDTDSDNDGIDDVVEAGHGVSQTAIDASADTDGDGIADVVDDVVGFDANDADVDASGNFTLADTDGDTLADGSNASPSGTDFDYRDDSSVIDTDSDGIEDSLDADDDNDGILDVNEGVTTGQVYWDHNDTENGVNGSSYAANTNGDAGSILSSTSAISFGSGFVQPNSTFEHILQGSDATTLDQAIDQNEYVEVSFTLAQDAYLTEIQHGIIPQDWGGTAAGDYNVALSVSNDGFASSTTLYDDGYQNSPPNGSYGISNVTIEPYALEAGETYTLRFYLFDEQNNYATDNTLAFDDLFLTLEGVQDSDNDGIADHLDLDSDNDGITDNVEAQTTAGYVAPTGVDNDNDGVDDAYGAGGLTPVDTDSDGTADVVDTDSDNDGINDVVEAGHGVSQAAIDGSADTDGDGIADVVDDVAGFDANDADVDASGNFTLADTDSDTAANGSDAVPLTSDLDYRDIICFSRGTLIMTEQGEKAVEELSEGDMILTADNGHQQLRWIGSQKVSSNRLVDEPNLRPIRIRKGALGDNTPSCDLVVSPQHRVLVRSKIAMRMYDQPEVLVAAKFLLAVDGVSEVMDCDGVEYFHLLFDRHEVVRSNGAWTESLFTGPQALKSVGPDARAEIMALFPELVAPDYVAQSCRELASGRKGRQLAFRHHKNQIALVDRKNGRMRTVVAA